In a genomic window of Saccharomyces paradoxus chromosome X, complete sequence:
- the GRR1 gene encoding SCF ubiquitin ligase complex subunit GRR1 (F-box protein component of an SCF ubiquitin-ligase complex~similar to YJR090C), with product MEQDNNNNSDSNRLRAPNMHSNLGPQVWLNSGDDFDSNNNNSNNNDNNNTRPQMPSRTRETAILERNANEISDQTLNNIFRFDNVQRETFSPNNNGQPLNQRFSLTFQPQQQTALNGIDINTVNTNLMNGVNVQIDQLNRLLPNLPEEERKQIHEFKLIVGKKIQEFLVVIEKRRKKILNEIELDNLKLKELRIDNSPQAISYLHKLQRMRLRALETENMEIRNLRLKILTIIEEYKKSLYAYCHSKLRGQRVENPTDNFIVWINSIDTNESSDLKEGLQDLSRYSRQFINNVLSNPSNQNISTSMTRRTSVFALNMLPSEILHLILDKLNQKYDIVKFLTVSKLWAEIIVKILYYRPHINKKSQLDLFLRTMKLTSDETVFNYRLMIKRLNFSFVGDYMHDAELNYFVGCENLERLTLVFCKHITSVPISAVLKGCKFLQSVDITGIRDVSDDVFDTLATYCPRVQGFYVPQARNVTFDSLRNFIVHSPMLKRIKITANDNMNDELVELLANKCPLLVEVDITLSPNVTDSSLLKLLTKLVQLREFRVTHNTNITDNLFQELSKVVDDMPSLRLIDLSGCENITDKTIERIVNLAPKLRNVFLGKCSRITDASLFQLSKLGKNLQTVHFGHCFNITDNGVRALFHSCTRIQYVDFACCTNLTNRTLYELADLPKLKRIGLVKCTQMTDEGLLNMVSLRGRNDTLERVHLSYCSNLTIYPIYELLMSCPRLSHLSLTAVPSFLRPDITMYCRPAPSDFSENQRQIFCVFSGKGVHKLRHYLVNLTSPAFGPHADVNDVLTKYIRSKNLIFNGETLEDALRRIIIDLNQDSAAIIAATGLNQINGLNNDFLFQNINFERIDEVFSWYLNTFDGIRMSPEEVNSLLLQVNKTFCEDPFSDVDDDQDYVVAPGVNREINSEMCHIVRKFHELNDHIDDFEVNVASLVRVQFQFTGFLLHEMTQTYMQMIELNRQICLVQKTVQESGNIDYQKGLLIWRLLFIDKFIMVVQKYKLSTVVLRLYLKDNITLLTRQRELLIAHQRSAWNNNNDNDANRNANNIVGIVSDAEANDVNSNETNSGNDDNETENPNFWRQFGNRMQISPDQMRNLQMGLRNQNMVRNNNNAIDESMPDTAIDSQMDDASGTPDEDML from the coding sequence ATGGAGCAggataataacaacaacagcgACAGCAATAGGTTGCGCGCACCTAATATGCATTCAAATTTGGGTCCTCAAGTGTGGCTGAACAGTGGTGATGATTTtgacagcaacaacaacaacagcaacaacaacgataataataacacaaGACCACAAATGCCATCCCGAACCAGAGAAACGGcaattttggaaagaaatgcAAACGAAATTAGCGATCAAACGCTAAATAACATATTCAGGTTTGATAATGTCCAACGGGAAACCTTCTCGCCAAACAACAATGGGCAACCACTAAATCAACGTTTTTCCTTGACATTTCAACCACAACAGCAAACCGCGCTAAACGGGATCGACATAAATACTGTGAACACAAACCTTATGAATGGTGTCAATGTTCAAATAGATCAACTTAATCGATTGTTACCCAATTTGCCAGAAGAAGAACGGAAACAAATTCACGAATTCAAACTAATAGTGggcaaaaaaattcaagaatttcTGGTTGTTATAGAGAAACGTAGAAAGAAGATACTAAACGAAATTGAGCTAGATAACCTTAAACTGAAAGAGCTACGTATCGACAACTCCCCACAAGCAATTAGTTATTTGCATAAATTACAAAGAATGAGACTTAGGGCACTAGAGACAGAAAACATGGAAATTAGAAATTTAAGgctaaaaatattaacGATTATAGAAGAGTACAAAAAGTCATTATATGCATACTGCCATTCCAAGCTAAGAGGGCAACGAGTGGAGAATCCAACAGATAATTTCATCGTTTGGATAAACTCCATAGATACTAATGAATCATCTGACTTGAAAGAAGGGTTACAAGATCTTTCCAGATATTCAAGGCAATTTATAAACAACGTGCTTTCAAACCCATCAAATCAAAACATATCCACGAGTATGACTCGAAGGACATCCGTGTTTGCCCTAAACATGCTACCCTCGGAGATATTACACTTAATATTAGACAAACTTAACCaaaaatatgatattgtaaaatttcttaCCGTTTCCAAACTCTGGGCCGAAATAATTGTGAAAATACTCTATTATAGACCACacataaacaaaaaaagtcaaCTGGACTTGTTTTTAAGGACCATGAAGTTAACTTCGGACGAAACTGTATTTAACTATCGTTTAATGATCAAAAgattaaatttttcatttgttgGTGACTACATGCACGATGCAGAGCTTAATTATTTTGTCGGCTGTGAAAACTTGGAGAGATTAACGTTAGTGTTTTGCAAGCATATAACCAGTGTTCCAATATCGGCCGTTTTAAAAGGATGTAAATTTCTCCAAAGCGTAGATATCACTGGTATAAGGGACGTTTCTGACGACGTATTTGATACCTTAGCAACATATTGTCCCAGAGTACAAGGGTTTTATGTTCCTCAGGCAAGGAATGTAACATTTGATTCGCTGCGGAATTTTATAGTCCATTCCCCGATGTTGAAGAGAATAAAAATCACGGCAAACGATAACATGAATGACGAGTTAGTAGAATTATTAGCCAACAAGTGCCCTTTGCTTGTAGAGGTTGATATAACGTTAAGTCCAAATGTCACCGATTCTAGTTTATTAAAACTCCTCACGAAGCTAGTCCAGCTAAGAGAATTTAGAGTAACTCATAATACGAATATTACGGATAATCTTTTCCAAGAGCTTTCCAAAGTGGTTGATGATATGCCATCTTTAAGATTAATTGATCTTTCTGGATGTGAGAACATTACAGATAAAAccattgaaagaattgtcAATCTGGCTCCTAAGTTACGTAATGTTTTTTTAGGCAAGTGTAGCCGAATTACAGATGCGTCGCTGTTCCAATTATCTAAACTGGGTAAAAACTTGCAGACGGTGCATTTTGGGCACTGTTTCAATATAACAGATAATGGAGTAAGAGCACTATTTCATTCATGTACAAGAATACAGTATGTGGATTTTGCGTGTTGTACAAATTTAACCAACAGAACTCTTTATGAATTGGCTGATTTACCGAAATTAAAGAGAATTGGCCTTGTAAAGTGCACACAAATGACCGACGAGGGGTTGTTGAATATGGTTTCCTTGCGGGGCAGAAATGATACTTTAGAAAGGGTACATTTATCTTACTGTTCTAATTTAACAATATATCCGATATATGAATTATTAATGTCTTGCCCCAGGCTCTCACATTTATCTTTGACTGCTGTTCCGTCATTTTTACGCCCCGATATAACGATGTATTGCAGGCCTGCGCCCTCCGACTTTAGCGAAAACCAGCGTCAAATATTCTGTGTATTTTCAGGGAAGGGCGTCCATAAACTTCGTCATTATTTAGTCAATCTAACGTCACCTGCTTTTGGACCACATGCTGACGTAAACGATGTTTTGACAAAATACATTAGATCCAagaatttaatttttaACGGCGAAACACTTGAGGATGCTCTTCGAAGGATCATCATTGATTTGAATCAAGATTCCGCTGCGATTATAGCTGCTACAGGATTAAATCAAATCAACGGTttaaataatgattttctttttcagaataTCAATTTTGAACGAATAGACGAAGTATTCAGCTGGTATCTCAATACTTTTGATGGTATTAGGATGAGCCCGGAGGAAGTTAACTCACTTTTGTTGCAAGTAAACAAGACATTTTGTGAAGACCCATTCAGTGATGTGGACGATGATCAAGATTATGTTGTGGCACCTGGTGTAAACCGGGAAATTAACAGTGAAATGTGCCATATTGTAAGAAAGTTCCATGAATTAAATGATCATATTGATGACTTCGAAGTGAATGTTGCTAGTTTGGTAAGAGTCCAGTTTCAGTTTACTGGATTTTTACTCCATGAAATGACTCAAACCTATATGCAAATGATTGAGTTGAACAGGCAAATTTGTTTGGTACAAAAAACGGTTCAGGAATCGGGCAACATAGATTACCAAAAAGGCCTTTTGATATGGCGACTTTTATTCATTGACAAATTCATTATGGTTGTTCAAAAGTACAAGCTTTCAACCGTTGTTCTGAGACTCTATCTAAAGGATAACATAACACTGTTGACCAGACAAAGAGAACTATTAATAGCACATCAAAGATCAGCATGgaataacaataatgataatgacgCTAACCGAAACGCTAACAATATCGTAGGTATCGTATCGGATGCTGAGGCAAATGATGTAAATAGCAATGAAACTAATAGCGGTAACgatgataatgaaacagaaaatccaaatttttggagGCAATTTGGCAATAGAATGCAAATATCACCTGATCAAATGAGGAATCTTCAAATGGGACTCCGCAATCAAAATATGGTtagaaataataacaatgcAATTGATGAATCAATGCCTGACACTGCCATTGATTCTCAAATGGATGACGCATCAGGAACGCCCGATGAAGATATGttataa
- the JSN1 gene encoding Jsn1p (Member of the Puf family of RNA-binding proteins~similar to YJR091C), which translates to MDKSKQMNINNLSNIPEVIDPGITIPIYEEEYENNGESSSGQLQQQPQKLGSYRSRAGKFSNTLSNLLPSISAKLHHSKKNGHGKNGAEFSSSNNSSQSTVASKTPRASPSRSKMMGSSIDGVTMDRPGSLTPPQDMEKLVHFPDSSNTFLIPAPRGSSDSFNLPHQISRTRNNTMSSQITSISSIAPKPRTSSGIWSSNVSATDPMQQHLLQQLQPTTSNNTNNSNTLNDYSTKTAYFDNLVATSGSQMVDNKMSANNLAIPNSLWSNTRQRSQSNASSIYTDAPLYEQPARASVSSHYTIPTQESPLIADEIDPQSINWVTTDPTVPSINQISNLLPTNTISISNVFPLQHQQPQLNNAINLTSTSLATLCSKYGEVISARTLRNLNMALVEFSSVESAVKALDSLQGKEVSMIGAPSKLSFAKILPMHQQPPQFLLNSQGLPLGSENSNLQPQPLLQEQLFNGSVTFQQQGNVSIPVFNQQSQQPQHQNHNSGSAGFGNVLHGYGNNNNMHGNNNNSANEKEQCPFPLPPPNVNDKEDSLREIIELFNAKADEYQINSLIKKSLNHRGTSDTQNFGPLPEPLSVREFDPPKLRELRKSIDSNLFSDLEIEQLAIAMLDELPELSSDYLGNTIVQKLFEHSSDIIKDIMLRKTSKYLTSMGVHKNGTWACQKMITMAHTPRQIMQVMQGVKDYCTPLINDQFGNYVIQCVLKFGFPWNQFIFESIIANFWVIVQNRYGARAVRACLEAHDIVTPEQSIVLSAMIVIYAEYLSTNSNGALLVTWFLDTSVLPNRHSILAPRLTKKIVELCGHRLASLTILKILNYRGDDNARKIILDSLFGNVNAHDSSPPKELTKLLCETNYGPTFVHKVLAMPLLEDDLRAHIIKQVRKVLTDSTQMQPSRRLLEEVGLASPSSTHNKTKQQQQQHHNSSISHMFATPDASGQHMRGLSVSSVKSGGSKHTTMNTAATTGSSASTLSPGQPLNANSAMGYFSYPGVFPVSGFSGNANNGYAMNNDDLSSQFDMLNFNNGTRLSLPQLSLTNHNNTTTELLNNLGSSQTHTNNNNNNNNNNNNMNYNNDSAVFETMTLHSAN; encoded by the coding sequence ATGGATAAAAGTAAGCAGATGAACATCAACAACTTGTCCAACATCCCGGAGGTGATTGATCCTGGTATCACTATCCCAATATACGAGGAAGAATACGAGAACAATGGAGAGAGTAGTAGTGGGCAACTGCAGCAACAGCCACAAAAGCTTGGATCATATAGGTCGCGTGCGggaaaattttccaataCATTGAGTAACCTTTTGCCCTCTATCAGTGCCAAATTGCatcattcaaagaaaaatggcCACGGAAAGAACGGTGCTGAGTTTTCCTCTAGCAATAATAGTTCTCAGTCTACGGTGGCGTCCAAGACACCAAGGGCCAGCCCTTCCAGAAGTAAGATGATGGGAAGCTCCATAGACGGTGTGACTATGGACAGACCCGGTAGTTTGACCCCTCCTCAAGACatggaaaaattggtaCATTTTCCTGACTCGAGTAATACTTTCTTGATTCCTGCTCCCAGGGGATCTAGCGACTCGTTTAACTTACCACACCAGATCTCGAGGACAAGAAACAATACCATGTCTTCTCAGATCACTTCCATATCATCAATTGCTCCCAAACCTCGTACTTCGAGTGGAATATGGTCTTCTAATGTCAGTGCTACCGATCCCATGCAACAGCACCTTTTGCAACAGTTGCAACCTACCACAAGCAATAATACAAATAACTCAAACACTCTCAACGATTATTCGACAAAAACCGCATATTTTGACAACCTGGTAGCTACTAGTGGAAGCCAAATGGTGGATAATAAGATGAGCGCGAATAACTTGGCTATCCCAAATTCTCTTTGGTCAAACACCAGACAGAGATCTCAATCAAACGCCTCTAGCATATATACAGATGCTCCACTGTACGAACAACCCGCTCGCGCCAGTGTTTCATCGCATTATACTATTCCAACACAGGAATCTCCATTGATTGCTGATGAAATCGATCCGCAATCTATTAACTGGGTAACAACGGACCCCACCGTACCATCAATAAACCAAATATCCAACCTTTTACCCACTAATACCATCTCAATTTCAAACGTTTTTCCTCTGCAGCACCAGCAACCGCAATTAAATAACGCGATAAATTTAACAAGCACTTCCTTGGCAACGTTGTGCTCCAAATATGGTGAAGTCATATCTGCTAGAACTTTGAGGAATTTAAACATGGCTTTAgttgaattttcttctgtaGAAAGTGCCGTAAAAGCCCTAGATAGTTTACAGGGCAAGGAGGTCTCTATGATTGGAGCACCAAGTAAACTTTCATTTGCCAAAATCTTACCCATGCATCAACAGCCCCCACAGTTTCTTCTCAATTCTCAAGGCCTGCCATTGGGTTCGGAAAACAGTAATTTGCAACCACAGCCTTTATTACAAGAGCAATTATTCAATGGATCTGTGACTTTCCAACAACAGGGAAATGTCTCCATACCCGTATTCAACCAACAATCTCAACAACCACAGCACCAAAACCACAATTCAGGTTCAGCTGGCTTTGGCAATGTCCTCCATGGCTATggtaataacaataatatgCATggcaacaacaataactctgcaaatgaaaaagaacaatgcCCCTTTCCGCTACCACCACCTAACGTTAATGATAAAGAGGATTCGCTAAGAGAGATCATCGAACTTTTCAATGCAAAGGCCGATGAATACCAAATCAAttcattgataaaaaaatctctGAACCATAGAGGAACTTCCGACACCCAAAACTTTGGCCCTTTACCAGAACCATTGTCTGTTAGAGAGTTTGATCCACCTAAATTACGCGAATTGCGAAAATCAATCGACTCCAACTTATTTTCCGACTTAGAAATCGAGCAGTTGGCTATTGCCATGCTTGATGAGTTACCGGAATTAAGTTCAGATTACTTGGGTAACACCATTGTTCAAAAGTTGTTCGAGCATTCATCAGATATCATTAAAGATATCATGCTAAGGAAAACAAGCAAATACTTAACTTCTATGGGTGTTCACAAAAACGGAACATGGGCATGCCAGAAAATGATCACCATGGCTCATACTCCAAGACAAATCATGCAAGTAATGCAAGGAGTTAAGGACTACTGTACTCCATTGATCAATGACCAATTCGGAAATTACGTTATTCAGTGcgttttgaaatttgggTTCCCCTGGAACCAGTTCATTTTCGAAAGCATAATAGCCAATTTTTGGGTTATTGTTCAGAACAGGTATGGTGCAAGGGCAGTTAGAGCTTGTTTAGAGGCACACGACATTGTTACTCCAGAACAATCAATAGTCTTGAGTGCAATGATTGTTATATATGCTGAATATCTAAGCACTAATAGCAATGGGGCGTTGCTGGTAACATGGTTTTTAGACACTAGCGTTTTACCCAACAGACATTCTATCTTGGCGCCAAgattaacaaaaaaaattgttgagTTATGTGGTCATAGATTAGCTTCTTTAactattttgaagattttgaattacAGAGGCGACGATAACGCTAGAAAAATCATCTTGGATTCTCTATTTGGAAACGTGAATGCACACGATTCTTCTCCACCAAAGGAATTAACAAAGCTTTTATGTGAAACAAACTACGGCCCAACCTTTGTCCATAAAGTTTTAGCAATGCCATTATTAGAAGATGACTTAAGAGCCCACATTATTAAACAGGTCAGGAAAGTACTAACAGATTCTACTCAAATGCAACCAAGCCGCCGTCTATTGGAAGAAGTCGGGCTGGCATCACCTTCAAGTACTCATAATAAGACgaaacaacaacaacagcagcatCACAACAGCAGCATTTCGCACATGTTTGCCACTCCTGATGCCTCTGGACAACACATGAGAGGTCTTTCGGTTTCTAGCGTTAAAAGTGGTGGATCCAAACATACCACAATGAACACCGCGGCCACCACCGGCTCTTCTGCCTCCACATTATCTCCGGGCCAGCCATTGAATGCCAATTCTGCGATGGGTTATTTTAGTTATCCTGGCGTCTTTCCTGTCAGCGGCTTTTCAGGCAACGCAAATAATGGATATGCTATGAACAACGATGACTTAAGTTCCCAGTTTGATATGCTAAACTTCAATAACGGAACTCGTTTATCATTACCACAATTGAGCCTAACTAACCACAACAACACTACTACTGAACTACTGAATAACCTTGGCTCTTCTCAAACTCATACgaataacaacaacaacaacaacaacaacaacaacaacatgAACTATAACAACGATAGTGCCGTTTTTGAAACTATGACTTTACACTCTGCAAACTGA